GCCGACGTCGACGGCCAGCATATTGCGACATTGCTTCTGACCCTGCTGTTCCGCTTCATGCCGGAACTCATCGAAAACGGCCACGTGTACCTGGCCAACCCGCCGTTGTACAAGCTCAAGTGGGCGAAGGGCGAGCCGGGCTACGCCTTCTCCGACGCCGAGCGCGACGCGGAGCTCGCGGCTGGTCTCGAGGCCGGGCGTAAGATCAACACCGACGACGGCATTCAGCGCTACAAGGGCCTCGGCGAGATGAACGCCGGCGAGCTGTGGGAGACCACGCTGGACCCGGAGCACCGGATTCTGCGCCGCGTCGACCTCGAGGACGCGCAGCGCGCCGACGAGCTGTTTTCCGTCCTCATGGGCGACGACGTTGCGGCCAGGCGCTCCTTCATCACCCGCAAGGCCAAGGACGTGCGCTTCCTCGACGTCTAGTTGTCCTGTCCGGTGAGCGGGCGCTGCCAGGGTGCGTTGAGCGCGATCATCTTCGCCGCCTCCAGGATGACGTCCGTGCCCGCCGGGTAGGCCTTTAAAGCGTAGTCGTTGCCGAGAGCCGACATCACGTGCCCCGCGATGCGGCGGGTGCGCAGCGGGTCCGCCGAGAAGGTCTCGCCCGCGAGGACGACTGCGGCGGGGTCGACCACCTGCACCGCGACGTCGACGACGCCGCCGAGGATGTTCGCCCTGTGGTCGAGGAGGGAGGCCAGTTGGGCGTCGAAACGCGCTGCTTGGACTAGCTCTGGCAGGGTTCGAGCCTGAAACCCGCGGTCGGCCGCGCAGGCCAAGAGGGCCGACACGCTCAGTGGATCCGTGCCATGCGGGGTGGAGGCCCCGGCAAGGGGGGAGTCGTGGAGGAACCTGGAGAGCAACGGGTTTTTGTGCCTGAGCCGCGGCCGGTGAATGCCGCCGTGGACGATCCACGCGTAGCTCACCACCTCGCGCGCATAGACGTACAGCGCGGAGCGAGTGTGAGCGCCGCCGTCGTGTGTGCGCAGGTCCATGTAGGCCAGCTCGGCGGCGGCCATCGCGGATACGCCCGTGCATACCTCGACCTCCACGTCGGGTGCGAAGTTCGAGTTCGCCGCGACCCGGCCGAGCGCCTCGTGGGTCAGGGCAAGGGCGGGCACGCGGTCCCAGCCGTACGTCGGGCTGGTGATGGTGCCGTCATCGCTGATGTCCGCGGAGAAGGCGACGCCCGCGTGGCGCACGGGGTGGGCGGACCGCTCGGCGAGGTGCGCCATGCGCCAGGCCAGCGTTTCGAGGGCGTCCGCGGGGCGCGCCGAGCTGACATCGAGGGCGATGCGGTCCTGGGCGAGGACCTGCCCCTGCAGGTCGGTGAGCGCGAGGTGGGTTTCGCGCTTGCCCACGTGGGCGCCCACCGCGATGAGGTCGGCGCCGTCGACGTAGAGCCCGGCGCTCGGGCGCCCCGGGCCGATGTCCTGCGGTTCTCCGAGGCGCACCAGGCCGGCCTTTTCCAGCCGGGTGATCAGCCGCGACGTAGTGGCCTGCGTCAGGCCGAGGTCTTCCTGCAGTTCGCGGCGGGTAATCCCCGGGTGGACGCGCACCTGCTGGAGGCAGCGCCCGGCGGTATCCGACGGCAGGTGGAAGTGAACCGGCCGGGGTGTCGCCTGTGTGATCGGGGGTACAGCCATAGGTCGATGATACGGCATAAAGACTAAGCGGTCTATCCGGGGGCCGGGGTGACCGCAGGGCAGTCATGGCCTTTGACCATAGTTTTATCCACGGTGAGTGGAACCCTGGGGTGAAAATAGACCGTGTGGTTTACTCGCCCTCATGCCACTCAAGGGAGGCGAAGCCGCCAGTGGCCAGAACGATTGGATGCTTATGCCGCGGAGAAAACCCACAGAAGGAGATGCAATGACGACCAGCACGCCG
This is a stretch of genomic DNA from Corynebacterium auris. It encodes these proteins:
- a CDS encoding MarR family transcriptional regulator, producing MAVPPITQATPRPVHFHLPSDTAGRCLQQVRVHPGITRRELQEDLGLTQATTSRLITRLEKAGLVRLGEPQDIGPGRPSAGLYVDGADLIAVGAHVGKRETHLALTDLQGQVLAQDRIALDVSSARPADALETLAWRMAHLAERSAHPVRHAGVAFSADISDDGTITSPTYGWDRVPALALTHEALGRVAANSNFAPDVEVEVCTGVSAMAAAELAYMDLRTHDGGAHTRSALYVYAREVVSYAWIVHGGIHRPRLRHKNPLLSRFLHDSPLAGASTPHGTDPLSVSALLACAADRGFQARTLPELVQAARFDAQLASLLDHRANILGGVVDVAVQVVDPAAVVLAGETFSADPLRTRRIAGHVMSALGNDYALKAYPAGTDVILEAAKMIALNAPWQRPLTGQDN